In Endozoicomonas sp. GU-1, one DNA window encodes the following:
- a CDS encoding glucose PTS transporter subunit EIIB: MNILGYLQKLGKALMQPFAGKVKKSAATEDLSATQSRQTQQVAAAVSQEAVKKEVEVKDTALFARQCLKVLGGHQNVTQIDACVTRLRLTLKDTASVSDDRIKGLGAAAVVRVGDKNLQIVVGLQAEVIADEMKKIPVTDDLANVEVSA; encoded by the coding sequence ATGAACATTTTGGGTTACTTGCAGAAACTCGGTAAGGCGCTGATGCAGCCCTTTGCCGGTAAGGTGAAGAAAAGTGCGGCTACTGAAGATCTGAGTGCTACCCAGTCGCGTCAGACTCAGCAAGTAGCGGCGGCTGTTTCTCAGGAAGCAGTGAAAAAAGAAGTGGAAGTAAAAGATACTGCTCTGTTCGCCCGTCAGTGCCTGAAAGTGCTGGGTGGCCACCAGAACGTGACTCAGATTGATGCCTGCGTCACTCGCCTGCGTCTGACGTTGAAAGATACGGCCAGCGTCAGTGATGACCGTATTAAGGGGCTGGGGGCAGCGGCGGTGGTTCGTGTGGGTGACAAGAACCTGCAAATCGTCGTCGGTCTCCAGGCTGAAGTAATTGCTGATGAAATGAAAAAGATCCCGGTGACGGATGATCTTGCCAATGTTGAGGTTTCTGCATGA
- a CDS encoding HNH endonuclease family protein has product MYFVVYTGKTFYEARQVDIDHLVPLRWAWDRGADQWSKAKRVQFANDEVNLFAVQASVNRQKGASGVLEWLPPSKSFHCQYVARFTRVVKTYGLVLSDYEQQKFRELEEQKCRG; this is encoded by the coding sequence ATGTATTTTGTCGTCTACACGGGAAAGACGTTTTATGAAGCTCGCCAGGTCGATATCGACCATTTAGTGCCTCTGAGATGGGCCTGGGATCGTGGGGCTGATCAGTGGTCGAAGGCAAAAAGGGTGCAGTTTGCCAATGATGAAGTGAATCTTTTTGCCGTTCAGGCCAGTGTCAACCGCCAGAAAGGGGCATCAGGTGTCCTTGAGTGGTTACCACCTTCGAAGTCTTTCCACTGCCAGTATGTTGCCAGATTCACTCGCGTGGTAAAAACCTATGGTCTTGTGCTGTCAGACTATGAGCAACAGAAGTTCAGGGAATTAGAAGAGCAGAAGTGCCGTGGATAA
- a CDS encoding DMSO/selenate family reductase complex B subunit, with amino-acid sequence MKQLGFYVDTAKCTGCKTCQLSCKDENDLKVGVNWRRVYEYGGGSWLQNEDGTYAQDVFAYYTSISCNHCAQPACTKACPTGAMHKRDQDGLVVVNADVCVGCRYCEMACPYGAPQFDAEKKVMTKCDGCFDRVEQGKQPICIESCPLRALDFGPIEELRAKYGTEADIAPLPDSSLTEPSLVMKASRHAKPSGDKTGRIMNTREV; translated from the coding sequence ATGAAACAACTGGGATTTTATGTCGACACGGCCAAGTGTACGGGCTGCAAAACCTGTCAACTGTCGTGCAAAGATGAAAACGACCTGAAAGTCGGCGTGAACTGGCGTCGGGTCTATGAATACGGCGGTGGTAGCTGGCTTCAGAACGAAGACGGCACCTATGCCCAGGATGTGTTTGCCTATTACACCTCCATCAGCTGTAACCACTGTGCCCAGCCAGCCTGTACCAAGGCCTGCCCAACCGGTGCCATGCATAAGCGTGACCAGGACGGCCTGGTGGTGGTTAACGCCGACGTCTGTGTTGGCTGCCGTTACTGTGAAATGGCCTGCCCCTACGGCGCACCGCAGTTTGATGCCGAGAAGAAAGTCATGACCAAGTGTGATGGCTGTTTCGACCGGGTTGAGCAGGGCAAGCAGCCGATCTGTATCGAATCCTGCCCGCTGCGAGCCCTGGATTTTGGTCCGATCGAAGAGCTGCGAGCCAAATACGGCACGGAAGCGGATATCGCGCCACTGCCGGACTCTTCATTGACTGAGCCATCGCTGGTGATGAAGGCGAGCCGTCATGCCAAACCTTCCGGTGACAAGACCGGACGCATTATGAACACTCGGGAGGTATAA
- the ptsP gene encoding phosphoenolpyruvate--protein phosphotransferase, with protein MTLSHQDVKNEGKPCQLSLVAPLSGMLLSIEESTDPVFAGRLIGDGIVINPTDSVVLAPCAGTISQLHDARHAVAIKTDSGVEVLIHVGIDTVVLRGEGFETNVKIGDKVSVGQQLLSFDPEFVGARAASLQTAIMITTGETGVVVNPRTEVTAGQDSVFAIGAEPEKEMSTESKYSRQDSITLTDDFVLMNPLGLHARPSATLIQIIKGFNSDVLILNKDTGKECKANSLTALMGLQTVLGSNLQITVTGPDAKEAIAAILNGFRSGLGEAVADVLPGADEAMAEEAPLLGPVEGSDGRLPGVKAAPGMAIGKLHHLVHELPSYPEEGVGVSDELGQLGYGIQKARESLQQLVTKMAADHVGGHAEVFVAHQQLLDDPAISDRARELIEAGKSAMWAWHRSFLAEADEMRKLDNPLLAARAIDVEDVGLRVLRYLMGVEGGTDQLPENTILCLEDITPSEVVTLDRQRVIGIVTLHGGATSHAAILAGSLGIPYLVNVPGSVRQYENGTDVILNTNKGYMLVNPTQEEIDRTVARQERAAAEHAAALQVADQPAVTLDGHHVEIAANIANQDDAEKAVKMGAEAVGLLRSEFLYMERATEPTMDEQIKAYEGILDAMGKDRPVIIRTLDVGGDKPLAYLPLPREENPFLGERGVRIGINRPTMLRKQVRAILKAAHAGHARIMFPMISSLDEFRAVKKLVLEEQETTGVTVEVGIMIEVPSAALLADHFAKEVDFFSIGTNDLTQYTLAVDRGHPKLAARVDGLHPAVLRLIDMTVKAANKEGKWTGICGSLASDPNAVPILVGLGVQELSISVPAIPVVKARVRSLNYKHCQSLAREALTLDSVEGVRRLTA; from the coding sequence ATGACGCTCTCCCATCAAGATGTTAAAAATGAGGGCAAACCTTGCCAACTGTCTCTGGTTGCGCCTTTGTCCGGAATGCTGTTATCCATCGAGGAGTCCACTGACCCGGTATTTGCTGGTCGACTGATCGGTGACGGTATTGTGATCAACCCAACGGACTCTGTGGTACTGGCACCGTGCGCCGGTACCATCAGTCAGCTCCATGACGCCAGACATGCCGTGGCGATCAAGACAGATTCCGGTGTCGAAGTGTTGATCCATGTGGGCATCGATACGGTTGTTCTGCGTGGTGAAGGCTTTGAGACCAACGTCAAAATAGGCGACAAAGTGTCTGTTGGTCAGCAGCTGCTGTCGTTTGATCCCGAGTTTGTCGGAGCCAGGGCGGCCAGCCTGCAGACTGCGATTATGATCACCACCGGTGAAACCGGTGTGGTGGTAAATCCCCGTACCGAAGTAACAGCGGGGCAGGATAGCGTATTTGCCATCGGGGCTGAGCCTGAAAAGGAGATGTCCACCGAGAGCAAATACAGCCGTCAGGACAGCATTACCCTGACCGACGATTTTGTGCTGATGAACCCACTGGGTCTTCATGCCCGTCCTTCTGCCACTCTGATTCAGATTATCAAAGGCTTCAATTCTGATGTGCTGATTCTGAACAAAGACACTGGCAAAGAGTGCAAGGCCAACAGTCTGACCGCTCTGATGGGGCTGCAGACGGTACTGGGTTCTAACCTGCAAATCACCGTTACCGGCCCTGATGCCAAAGAAGCGATAGCAGCCATCCTGAATGGTTTCCGCAGTGGTTTGGGTGAAGCCGTTGCCGACGTACTGCCGGGCGCTGATGAAGCCATGGCAGAAGAAGCGCCACTGCTTGGACCGGTAGAAGGCTCCGATGGTCGTTTACCCGGCGTTAAAGCGGCACCGGGTATGGCCATTGGCAAGCTGCACCATCTGGTTCATGAACTGCCCAGCTACCCGGAAGAGGGGGTTGGTGTCAGCGATGAACTGGGTCAGCTTGGCTACGGTATCCAGAAAGCCCGGGAGTCCCTGCAGCAGCTGGTGACTAAAATGGCAGCGGATCATGTGGGTGGTCATGCAGAAGTATTTGTTGCCCATCAGCAGTTGCTGGACGACCCGGCGATCAGTGACCGTGCCCGTGAACTGATTGAAGCAGGCAAGAGCGCCATGTGGGCATGGCATCGAAGTTTTCTGGCCGAAGCGGATGAAATGCGCAAGCTGGATAACCCGCTGCTGGCAGCCCGGGCCATCGATGTAGAAGACGTTGGTCTTCGGGTTCTGCGCTACCTGATGGGCGTTGAAGGTGGCACCGATCAGCTGCCGGAAAACACCATCCTCTGTCTGGAAGACATTACGCCTTCGGAAGTGGTGACCCTGGATCGCCAGCGCGTGATTGGTATCGTGACCCTGCACGGCGGCGCGACTTCCCATGCGGCGATTCTGGCCGGTTCCCTGGGTATTCCTTACCTGGTCAACGTACCGGGCAGTGTTCGTCAGTATGAGAACGGTACCGATGTTATCCTGAACACCAACAAGGGTTACATGCTGGTTAATCCTACTCAGGAAGAGATCGACAGAACCGTTGCCCGCCAGGAACGTGCGGCGGCGGAACATGCAGCGGCGTTGCAAGTGGCTGACCAGCCCGCGGTGACTCTGGATGGCCATCATGTTGAGATCGCTGCCAATATCGCCAACCAGGACGATGCGGAAAAAGCGGTCAAAATGGGCGCTGAAGCGGTAGGTCTGCTGCGTTCCGAGTTCCTCTATATGGAACGTGCAACCGAACCCACCATGGATGAGCAGATAAAAGCCTACGAAGGTATTCTGGACGCTATGGGTAAAGACCGTCCGGTCATTATCCGTACTCTGGACGTCGGTGGTGACAAGCCTCTGGCTTATCTGCCCCTGCCAAGAGAGGAGAACCCGTTCCTGGGTGAACGTGGTGTGCGTATCGGTATTAACCGTCCGACCATGCTGCGCAAGCAGGTTCGTGCGATCCTGAAGGCGGCTCATGCCGGTCATGCCCGTATCATGTTCCCGATGATCAGCTCCCTGGATGAATTCCGTGCCGTGAAAAAACTGGTGCTGGAAGAGCAGGAGACGACGGGTGTCACCGTTGAAGTGGGTATTATGATTGAGGTGCCGTCCGCTGCGCTGCTGGCCGATCATTTTGCCAAAGAAGTGGACTTCTTCTCCATCGGTACCAATGACCTGACCCAGTACACCCTGGCCGTTGACCGTGGTCATCCAAAACTGGCGGCACGGGTCGATGGTCTTCACCCGGCAGTATTGCGCCTGATCGATATGACGGTGAAAGCAGCCAACAAAGAAGGCAAGTGGACGGGTATCTGTGGCAGCCTGGCCAGTGACCCGAATGCGGTGCCTATTCTGGTTGGCCTGGGTGTTCAGGAACTGTCCATCAGTGTCCCGGCAATCCCGGTGGTTAAGGCCCGTGTTCGCAGCCTGAACTATAAGCACTGCCAGAGCCTGGCCCGTGAAGCGCTGACTCTGGATTCAGTAGAAGGCGTAAGACGTTTGACTGCCTGA
- a CDS encoding DMSO/selenate family reductase complex A subunit — MKEIVDKVLASTVKRRTFMKWGTAAGGAAVVAAHTLPVKVSATEAKPAVAEIKSVWSACTVNCGSRCALRHQVKDGVIIHTETDNTGDDTYGDHQVRACLRGRSFRKRVYNPDRLKYPMKRVGKRGEGRFERISWDEAFDTIADNLKRIKKEYGNEAIYLNYCTGTLGGTVSKSWPPAATPIARLMNCWGGYLNHYGDYSTAQIAVSLPYLYGGSWVDNNCTSDVVNTRLVVNFGNNPAETRMSGAGIVYQLSEARQRSKARMITFDPRMTDTVLGANDEWVPLRPGTDAALVAGMAWVMITEDLVDNEFLGKYTIGYDENSLPASAPKGASWKSYILGKGDDGVAKTPQWAAKITGVPADTIIRLAREIAMTKPCNIMQGWGLQRTANGEQASRAICMLAVMTGNVGIPGGGTGAREGSYSMPFAVFPTLTNPVSTSIPMFLWTDAIYRHDEMTALTAGIRGAEKLTQPIKFIWNYAGNCIINQHSDTNRTHDILQDDSQCEMIVVIDNHMTPSARYADILLPDLTAAEQPDFAPNGFCGNMGYTIFCDTAVEPLYECRSVYDMCTGIAKRLGVEAQFTEGRDQEAWLRHIYAESQRMNPTLVDLDFAAFRELGIVKQKNPGEPHVQFREFRENPEKHPLDTPSGKIEIYSERLANIASSWTLGENDIIRALPEYASSWEGHEADHAQQYPLQMFGFHFKARTHSTYGNVDVLRETNRQEVWINPVDAHKRKIKDGDMLKVWNDRGEIRVAAKVTERIMPGVVAMGQGSWYAPDRSGVDRGACMNTLTTQRPSPLAKGNPQHSNLVNIARA; from the coding sequence ATGAAAGAAATTGTGGATAAAGTGCTTGCTTCCACGGTGAAGCGAAGAACGTTTATGAAGTGGGGAACCGCTGCGGGCGGTGCGGCAGTGGTTGCTGCGCACACACTGCCGGTGAAAGTTTCTGCGACAGAGGCCAAACCTGCGGTTGCAGAGATCAAGTCAGTGTGGTCTGCCTGTACGGTCAACTGTGGCTCACGCTGTGCACTGCGTCATCAGGTAAAAGACGGTGTGATCATCCATACCGAAACCGATAACACCGGTGACGATACCTATGGTGACCACCAGGTTCGGGCCTGTCTCCGTGGCCGTTCCTTCCGCAAGCGCGTCTACAACCCTGACCGTCTGAAATACCCAATGAAGCGTGTCGGTAAGCGTGGTGAAGGTCGATTTGAGCGCATCAGCTGGGATGAAGCGTTTGACACCATCGCTGATAACCTGAAGCGCATCAAAAAAGAGTATGGCAATGAAGCCATCTATCTCAACTATTGTACTGGTACGCTGGGAGGCACGGTGTCCAAATCCTGGCCGCCAGCCGCCACACCGATCGCCCGTCTGATGAACTGCTGGGGCGGTTATCTTAACCACTATGGTGATTACAGTACGGCCCAGATTGCCGTGAGTTTACCGTATTTGTATGGCGGCAGCTGGGTAGATAATAACTGCACGTCAGATGTTGTGAATACCAGGCTGGTGGTCAATTTTGGCAACAACCCGGCGGAAACCCGTATGAGTGGTGCCGGTATTGTTTATCAGCTGTCCGAAGCGCGACAACGCAGTAAGGCGCGTATGATCACCTTTGATCCGCGCATGACCGATACGGTCCTGGGTGCCAATGATGAGTGGGTTCCGCTGCGACCGGGTACCGATGCCGCACTGGTAGCCGGTATGGCGTGGGTGATGATTACCGAAGACCTGGTGGATAATGAATTCCTGGGCAAGTACACCATCGGCTACGATGAAAACTCACTGCCTGCCAGTGCACCGAAAGGCGCTTCCTGGAAATCCTATATTCTGGGCAAAGGCGATGATGGTGTTGCCAAGACCCCGCAATGGGCAGCAAAAATTACCGGTGTCCCGGCAGACACCATCATCCGTCTGGCCCGTGAAATTGCCATGACCAAACCCTGCAACATTATGCAGGGCTGGGGTCTGCAGCGCACCGCCAATGGTGAGCAGGCCAGTCGGGCGATCTGCATGCTGGCGGTGATGACCGGTAATGTGGGGATTCCCGGTGGTGGTACCGGTGCCCGTGAAGGCAGCTACTCCATGCCCTTTGCGGTCTTTCCGACACTGACCAACCCGGTATCAACGTCCATTCCCATGTTCCTCTGGACCGATGCCATTTACCGTCATGATGAAATGACCGCGCTGACCGCCGGTATTCGTGGTGCCGAAAAACTGACCCAGCCCATCAAGTTCATCTGGAACTATGCGGGTAACTGCATCATCAACCAGCATTCGGACACCAATCGCACCCATGACATCCTTCAGGATGACAGCCAGTGTGAAATGATTGTGGTGATCGACAACCACATGACGCCCAGTGCCCGCTATGCGGATATTCTGCTGCCCGATTTAACCGCGGCTGAACAACCGGATTTCGCCCCTAACGGGTTCTGCGGCAATATGGGTTACACCATTTTCTGTGATACGGCGGTTGAGCCGTTGTATGAATGTCGTTCGGTCTACGACATGTGTACAGGTATTGCCAAACGCCTCGGAGTAGAAGCGCAGTTCACCGAAGGTCGGGACCAGGAAGCCTGGTTGCGTCATATTTATGCAGAATCCCAGAGAATGAACCCGACACTGGTAGACCTGGATTTTGCAGCCTTCCGTGAGCTGGGCATTGTCAAGCAGAAGAACCCCGGTGAACCTCATGTTCAATTCCGCGAGTTCCGGGAAAACCCTGAAAAACATCCACTGGACACCCCCTCCGGTAAAATTGAGATCTATTCTGAGCGCCTGGCGAATATTGCCTCCAGCTGGACACTGGGGGAGAACGATATTATTCGGGCACTGCCTGAGTACGCTTCTTCCTGGGAAGGGCATGAGGCAGACCACGCGCAGCAGTATCCGTTGCAGATGTTTGGTTTCCACTTTAAAGCCCGTACTCACTCCACGTATGGCAACGTCGATGTGCTGCGGGAAACCAACCGCCAGGAAGTGTGGATCAACCCGGTTGATGCCCACAAGCGCAAGATAAAAGACGGTGACATGCTGAAGGTCTGGAATGATCGTGGCGAGATCCGTGTTGCTGCGAAAGTGACTGAGCGCATTATGCCCGGCGTGGTCGCCATGGGGCAGGGTAGCTGGTACGCACCAGACCGCAGTGGCGTGGACCGGGGCGCGTGTATGAATACGCTGACCACCCAGCGCCCATCGCCACTGGCCAAGGGTAATCCCCAGCACAGTAACCTGGTTAACATTGCCAGGGCATAA
- the nagB gene encoding glucosamine-6-phosphate deaminase, translating to MRFIPLKDKPAVGYWAARYIVSRIKAFNPTPERPFVLGLPTGGTPIPTYQELVRLHREGEVSFAHVVTFNMDEYVGLPADHPECYRMFMHRHFFDHVDIPAANINFLDGNAENLEAECLRYETAIKNYGGIELFMGGVGHDGHIAFNEPGSSLSSRTRLKTLTTKTREANARFFDQDISQVPKLALTVGVGTVLDSRELMILATGSDKSRAVQATVEGSVNHMWTISALQLHPKAMMICDDPATLDLKVRTLRYFQDIESENIKDF from the coding sequence ATGCGCTTTATACCTCTGAAAGACAAGCCAGCCGTTGGTTATTGGGCTGCTCGATACATTGTCAGCCGGATCAAGGCATTTAATCCGACCCCTGAACGCCCCTTTGTTCTTGGCCTGCCAACCGGCGGCACACCCATTCCGACGTATCAGGAACTGGTTCGCCTGCACAGGGAAGGAGAAGTCAGCTTTGCCCATGTTGTTACCTTCAACATGGACGAATACGTTGGCCTGCCTGCCGATCACCCGGAATGTTACCGAATGTTCATGCACCGCCACTTCTTTGATCATGTGGATATCCCGGCAGCAAACATTAACTTTCTGGACGGTAACGCAGAAAATCTGGAAGCCGAATGCCTGCGTTATGAAACAGCGATTAAAAATTATGGCGGCATTGAACTGTTTATGGGTGGTGTCGGACACGATGGGCACATCGCATTTAACGAACCCGGTTCTTCACTGTCCTCCCGTACCCGCCTGAAGACGCTGACCACGAAAACCCGTGAAGCCAACGCGCGCTTCTTTGATCAGGACATCAGCCAGGTACCAAAACTGGCGCTTACCGTGGGTGTCGGAACGGTTCTGGACTCCCGTGAGCTGATGATTCTGGCCACTGGTTCTGATAAATCCCGTGCGGTTCAGGCCACGGTTGAAGGGTCAGTAAACCATATGTGGACAATCTCAGCCCTGCAGCTTCATCCAAAAGCGATGATGATCTGTGATGACCCTGCCACCCTGGATCTGAAAGTTCGCACTCTGCGCTACTTCCAGGATATTGAGTCTGAAAACATCAAGGACTTTTGA
- a CDS encoding dimethyl sulfoxide reductase anchor subunit family protein: MHELPLVFFTVLAQGTVGLFLVLASLLMANSDALRQQLLNKLLLVVLVLLGISGAAAMTHLGQPLRAINVIFGLEHLSALSVEIITTALFGGAVFTYVAMVHFGILAKLQKLVLAGAMVLGVLLLLAIANVYTLATVPAWNSGWTIFQFVMTAFVVGIPAAALMLRSQSASLGAFQKNTDRALATLGFIALGLVLVGYPLYLFWLGQVDLPANPLGLFDYHGRLMLARLGLLFAGLGVWVMAATRGNNSSTGLAGVSTVLVLTAELCGRIFFYDLHMFASGM; this comes from the coding sequence ATGCATGAGTTGCCACTGGTATTTTTTACGGTGCTGGCACAGGGCACCGTTGGCCTGTTCCTGGTACTGGCCAGCCTGCTGATGGCGAACAGTGATGCCCTCCGTCAGCAGCTGTTGAATAAACTGCTGCTGGTGGTTCTGGTGCTGCTGGGTATCTCCGGCGCTGCGGCCATGACCCACCTTGGTCAGCCGTTGCGTGCCATAAACGTGATCTTTGGTCTGGAGCACCTGTCGGCACTGAGTGTTGAGATCATCACTACTGCGCTGTTTGGTGGTGCTGTTTTCACTTATGTGGCCATGGTGCACTTCGGTATCCTGGCCAAGTTGCAGAAACTGGTTCTGGCGGGTGCCATGGTATTGGGCGTGCTGTTACTGCTGGCCATTGCCAATGTGTACACCCTGGCCACAGTGCCTGCCTGGAACAGCGGCTGGACCATCTTCCAGTTTGTTATGACCGCTTTTGTGGTGGGTATCCCGGCGGCGGCGCTGATGCTGAGAAGTCAGTCGGCCTCTTTGGGGGCATTCCAGAAAAACACTGATCGTGCGCTGGCCACCCTGGGCTTTATCGCGCTGGGTCTGGTGCTGGTGGGTTACCCGCTGTACCTGTTCTGGCTGGGTCAGGTTGACCTGCCTGCTAACCCGCTGGGCCTGTTTGACTACCACGGTCGTCTGATGCTGGCCCGTCTCGGTTTGTTGTTTGCCGGTCTGGGCGTTTGGGTGATGGCTGCCACTCGTGGTAATAACTCATCGACAGGTCTGGCAGGGGTGAGTACCGTCCTGGTGCTCACGGCGGAACTGTGCGGTCGTATCTTCTTCTATGACCTGCATATGTTTGCCAGTGGCATGTAA
- a CDS encoding glycosyltransferase → MKPISSTQVTSLCLPGDDQKVKQNHIHISTEGYRYTVGGNGVFVNTFCKAFHERSCRNIMVLPLLEFVEDTDVKKSITSGCQLSSGELILVERCSDMPECDVYRVQPTGRQKRYFEKHINSYNIEQEHKDSLAEDLYFKEQGINDSDERLRSGAAISLKMCVFNQIAAKFVNEVLLPTMGSEKVYVHDHFFGGSLQYINHFENVKKVNWVHCLSPHTGFSDCMANKKPVYTTQSYMKMDESKFCKLPDYEKPARERAIKHADVILTVSKYAQSFLTFKHPLISNFLRIHKKEISSIKSCSDLSKFSLSATAKKYGLEGTPEKNIKSKLRDLFFAGKLPLKPPLNSKGCVNPVTKNLPIVFFMGRPHFEKGTEHVLNMVKKLDCLFFIVSNGTEKDPFIQAIQETKAARNNLVLLTKNQEHKQLLMAVADYAVIPSLAESLGLIAGECHSMGLHVINSDVGGLPEASPPCDECRTEVHSNAEYGHYSEDTDKAFLRAVSEKLKAGRPRSSHIVRHASYFHSMEKFTTSIENALSN, encoded by the coding sequence ATGAAGCCAATTTCATCAACTCAAGTTACAAGTTTATGCCTGCCAGGTGATGATCAGAAAGTTAAACAAAATCACATACACATTTCTACAGAAGGTTACCGATACACTGTTGGCGGTAACGGCGTTTTTGTAAACACCTTTTGTAAGGCATTTCACGAGCGTAGTTGTAGAAATATCATGGTTCTTCCTCTGCTTGAATTCGTAGAGGATACGGATGTAAAAAAATCAATCACATCTGGCTGTCAGCTTTCTTCTGGTGAATTAATATTGGTTGAAAGGTGCAGTGATATGCCTGAATGTGATGTCTATAGAGTCCAGCCAACAGGGAGGCAGAAAAGGTATTTTGAAAAGCATATTAATTCATACAATATAGAGCAAGAACACAAAGACTCTTTGGCAGAGGATCTTTACTTCAAAGAACAAGGAATTAATGATTCTGATGAAAGATTGAGATCTGGTGCTGCTATATCTCTAAAAATGTGTGTATTTAACCAGATAGCGGCAAAATTTGTCAACGAAGTGCTTTTACCAACAATGGGAAGCGAAAAAGTATATGTTCATGATCATTTTTTTGGAGGATCCCTTCAATACATTAATCACTTCGAAAACGTTAAAAAAGTCAACTGGGTGCATTGCTTAAGTCCCCATACGGGTTTTAGCGACTGTATGGCCAATAAAAAGCCTGTTTATACAACCCAGAGCTATATGAAGATGGATGAGAGCAAGTTCTGCAAGCTACCGGATTATGAAAAGCCTGCAAGAGAGAGGGCAATTAAACATGCTGATGTCATTTTAACAGTATCGAAATATGCCCAATCTTTTCTGACATTTAAACATCCTCTCATATCAAATTTCTTGAGGATTCACAAAAAGGAGATCAGCTCAATCAAAAGCTGCTCAGATTTATCAAAATTTAGCCTGAGTGCCACCGCCAAAAAATACGGGTTAGAAGGAACTCCGGAAAAAAACATCAAATCAAAACTCAGAGACCTGTTCTTTGCTGGAAAATTGCCTTTAAAGCCACCATTAAATAGCAAAGGATGTGTGAACCCAGTCACTAAAAACTTACCAATTGTTTTTTTTATGGGCAGGCCTCATTTTGAAAAAGGGACAGAGCATGTACTGAATATGGTAAAAAAACTGGATTGCCTATTTTTTATTGTTTCTAACGGAACAGAAAAAGATCCATTTATTCAAGCTATTCAGGAAACCAAAGCAGCAAGAAATAACCTCGTTTTACTTACGAAAAATCAAGAGCATAAGCAACTCTTAATGGCTGTTGCGGACTATGCCGTTATTCCTTCTCTGGCTGAGTCCTTAGGCTTGATTGCCGGTGAATGTCATTCTATGGGGCTGCATGTAATCAACTCGGATGTAGGAGGGCTACCTGAGGCGTCACCTCCTTGTGATGAATGCAGAACAGAAGTTCATTCAAATGCGGAGTATGGCCATTACTCAGAAGATACAGATAAAGCATTTCTCCGGGCAGTTAGTGAAAAGTTAAAAGCCGGAAGGCCCAGATCATCTCACATTGTGAGGCATGCCAGTTACTTCCATTCAATGGAGAAATTTACTACTTCAATAGAAAATGCTCTTTCTAATTAA